A section of the Pithys albifrons albifrons isolate INPA30051 chromosome 4, PitAlb_v1, whole genome shotgun sequence genome encodes:
- the SLC30A8 gene encoding proton-coupled zinc antiporter SLC30A8, which yields MATKKDLERACLVSEKDTKKYSLALDRMSSLQKNLNEERQQQEAEVTEANPAYHCHGYSQAYENRKREQHQAKRKLCVASVICIFFMIAEITGEYCGQIAGSLAVITDAAHILVDLTSFLISLFSLWLASKPPTKQLTFGWHRAEILGALVSMIIVWMVTGVLTYLASMRLLHPDYDIDTTVMLITSACAVLANILLSLILHQTGHGHSHGAQDREHVSASQEQPALSNASLRAALAHALGDLFQSISVLISALIIFFKPEYKIADPICTFVFSIFVLATTITILRDILIVLMEGTSKGFTYDEAKARILAVEKVESVHNLHLWSLTMNQTVLAAHVATADTTDSQKILRDITQALFEHYSFHSITIQIESGDDQKQDCTFCQEPRD from the exons ATGGCTACCAAAAAGGATCTTGAAAGAGCTTGTCTTGTGAGTGAGAAGGACACCAAGAAGTACTCCTTGGCCCTGGACAG GATGAGCTCACTTCAGAAGAATTTAAATgaagagaggcagcagcaggaagcagaAGTTACTGAAGCTAATCCAGCATATCACTGTCATGGCTACTCACAAGCCTATGAGAACAGAAAGAGGGAGCAGCATCAGGCCAAGAGGAAGCTCTGTGTAGCATCAGTAATTTGCATCTTCTTCATGATTGCTGAGATAACAGGGGAGTATT GTGGGCAGATTGCCGGGAGCCTGGCAGTGATCACCGATGCAGCACACATCCTGGTGGATCTCACAAGTTTCCTGATCAGCCTCTTCTCATTGTGGCTTGCCTCCAAACCTCCTACCAAACAGCTAACTTTTGGGTGGCACCGCGCAG AAATTCTGGGAGCTTTGGTGTCTATGATAATTGTTTGGATGGTGACTGGTGTGTTGACATATTTGGCCAGCATGAGGCTGCTACACCCTGATTACGACATTGATACCACAGTGATGCTCATTACCTCTGCTTGTGCCGTGCTTGCCAACATCCT CCTAAGCCTGATTCTGCACCAGACGGGCCACGGGCACAGCCACGGGGCACAAGACAGGGAACACGTGTCAGCCTCTCAGGAACAACCAGCTCTGAGCAATGCCAGCCTGCGGGCAGCCTTGGCGCATGCCCTCGGAGACCTATTCCAGAGTATTAGTGTGCTAATTAGCGCACTTATCATCTTCTTTAAG CCAGAATACAAAATAGCTGACCCGATCTGCACATTTGTGTTTTCCATCTTTGTTTTGGCAACTACCATCACCATTTTAAGGGATATTTTGATTGTGCTAATGGAAG gaACATCAAAAGGATTTACTTATGATGAAGCAAAAGCAAGAATTTTAGCAGTTGAGAAAGTGGAGTCTGTTCACAACCTTCATCTTTGGTCTCTGACAATGAATCAAACTGTTCTCGCTGCTCATGTTGCCACAG CAGACACAACGGACAGCCAGAAGATTTTGAGAGATATTACCCAAGCCCTCTTTGAGCACTACAGCTTCCACTCTATCACCATTCAGATTGAATCAGGAGATGATCAGAAACAAGACTGTACCTTCTGTCAAGAGCCCAGGGATTAA